In the Blautia coccoides genome, CATGATCTTCTCTCCTTTTCCAGGGTGTTTCTTAAAGCTGCTCCCGGCAGGCTGTGTGTCACAATCTGCCGGAATGAATTTTAAGATACTTCAGGTACACTTTACGGTTCCAGTCTGTTCATATCTCTCGGAAACAGGCAGGCTTCCCTTACATTATCCTCACCTAAAAGCTGCATGGTGAGCCGCTCCAGTCCGATTCCCAAGCCTCCGTGAGGCGGCATGCCGTATTTAAAAGTGTCCAGATACTGCTCCATTCCCTCCCGGCTCATTCCCCTTTTCTCCAGTTTCCCCATCAGCATATTGTAGTCGTGGATACGCTGTCCACCTGTGGTCACTTCCAGTCCGCGGAACAAAAGGTCAAAGCTCAGGGTGAAGCGTTCATCTTCCGGGTCATCCATGGCATAAAACGGCCTTTTTTTCGAGGGATAATGGGTGATAAACACAAAGTCCGCACCGCACTCCTCCTTGAAATACTGTCCGATCAGTTCCTCCTCTTCCGGTTCCAGATCATAAGGATTCCTGATCTTCCTGCCATACTTTTCGGCAGCCAGTTCCTTTGCCCGGGAAAAACGGACATGGGGGATTTTCCTTGTCTCAGGCAGCTTTACCCCCAGGATCTTCAATTCTTTGGCATATTCCCTTTCAAGCAGATCCATTGTATACTGAAGAAATCCCGTCTCCATACCGCAGATATCCAGAAAACTGTCAATGTATCCCATCTCAAAATCAAGGCTGGTATATTCATTCAGATGCCGCCTTGTATTATGCTTCTCAGCCCGAAAGACCGGTCCGGTCTCGAACACCCTGTCAAATACTCCCACCATCATCTGTTTATAAAACTGCGGGCTTTGCTCCAGAACTGCCGGTTTATGAAAATAGCTGAGTTTAAAAAGGTTGGAACCGCCCTCCGCCCCTTTCGCGCCGATTTTCGGTGTGTGCACCTCGGTAAATCCCCGGCTGTATAAAAATTCACGGAAACCTCTGCACACGCCCTCCTGTATCTTAAAACGGGCACGCTCTTTCACATTCCGCAGTGATATGGGGCGCAGATTTAACTTTGTCTCCAGAGATGTGTTAAGCTTCCACTTGTCTACAGCAAGGGGGAGAGGCGCTGCCGGGGAAGAGAGTATTTCTACAGAAGTGAGACGAAGTTCCTTTCCATGGGGTGCGCGTTCCTCGTTACGGATCATACCCGCAGCCCGGATGCAATCCCCCTCCTTCAGATCCGCCACAGACAGCTCCGTTTTTCCCTCCTCCCATACTGTCTGAAGAA is a window encoding:
- the aspS gene encoding aspartate--tRNA(Asn) ligase, yielding MEFVEGIREKEVLELPELLERTESDGEIFVKGAVHSIRNMGEIAFVILRKRDGLLQTVWEEGKTELSVADLKEGDCIRAAGMIRNEERAPHGKELRLTSVEILSSPAAPLPLAVDKWKLNTSLETKLNLRPISLRNVKERARFKIQEGVCRGFREFLYSRGFTEVHTPKIGAKGAEGGSNLFKLSYFHKPAVLEQSPQFYKQMMVGVFDRVFETGPVFRAEKHNTRRHLNEYTSLDFEMGYIDSFLDICGMETGFLQYTMDLLEREYAKELKILGVKLPETRKIPHVRFSRAKELAAEKYGRKIRNPYDLEPEEEELIGQYFKEECGADFVFITHYPSKKRPFYAMDDPEDERFTLSFDLLFRGLEVTTGGQRIHDYNMLMGKLEKRGMSREGMEQYLDTFKYGMPPHGGLGIGLERLTMQLLGEDNVREACLFPRDMNRLEP